The DNA window ACCAAAAATATCTCCAACTCCATTGGCTCCTCACCATCACCATCTAACTTTTCTAAATCCCCAACTCAACAGAATAATAAGCCCCAAAATCTAAACCCCAGGCGACATCCACAGCAGCCCTCCGTTGTCGAAATCAAGCACGCTATCGACGCTGGAAGATTCTGCGAGCCGATCCCAAGCATGTGATTTTTTTTAGGTGAGTTTGTTTCATTTTTTTGTTATGCCTTCAGATCTAACAGCCACCCTCGAGTGCGAGaggaacaaaaaaaaatcaatggtGATGGCCGGTCCTCTTCGCACCAGTCGTCCTCGACCCCACAACCACCTCGTCGAGTCGTCGGTGGTCCTCGACTACAGAAGACCCCAGTCGTACAGTCACATGCCTTCCCTCGACTAAGATTTTGgtgttttatcttttttctagTTATGAGTTTTAAGTTTTTAATGTGAGAGATAACTatattgaaattttatttttaaaaaatattgtatcaAAATTTGATATTGTTTTAATGGGTTAGTTTTTGGTGGCCGATTGTAAACATTGGGGGGCTGGAATGGGGGTGGTTAGGGCTGGCTGGGGTCGACTGGGAATGTTGGCAGTTGGGATGTGGTTGGGGTCGTGGTGGTGGTgttccggtcaaactttgctGGTTGAAAAAGATGaataagaaataaaaagaaaatatacaataaaataaaattttaattttaaaatatatattttttgttttttatttttttttaattttttttaattaaaattattatttggaccAATAAAAAATTGACACGTGGCACTTTATTTGGGTTTAACGGTTCAGTTAAAAAAGGGACCAACGGACTCACAAAAAATATCACCTTGGGAACTATTaccgccaatttttgaggttggGGACTAATCGGCATCAACTCTAAATTTTTGGAGACTTTTACTGCAATTATccctttaatttaatataataacttttaaaaaatatcactaacTAATCGCAATATAATTTGTCGTCGAAAAGTACTAGACACTACTAGTaactaatagcaatgctcattatataatatgatagttaaattttttatatatattttgaagggGACTAAAATTTAATTCGGCCTATTTATTCCTGTTGTTAaagatcttattttaaattcatggttaaaaaaaataaaaactcaacATATTTAGAGGCAACCTAAACTTGTGTGATGCCGTTATttagttgaaaatattttgaattattttcagCAAGTCTAATATTTAACATTGACACAAGATTAATACACTCTCACTCACCTTCGTCGAAGgtactattaaaaaaaagttaaaatgttgttaattaaatattaattttaaattcattaaATTTTGACATTGGAAAACGCGATTGCTAAATTCGAAAACACATCCTCGACGCCCATTCTCGTAccgtaaattaaaattaataattaataaatgaaataaaaataaagtaaagagattctttttctctctaaaatctTCTACACTATTCTTCTATTCATATCCACAACAAAACCAGTTCATTCACCAATTCACTGCTTAATTTTACATGGAATCAAAAATTTGAAACCAAATTACTCTTAATCAAAAATTATACGTATATACAATATGGAAATCATCacagagaaagagaaaaaactcCAGATTATTTCATATAATACATCATCATACgtacataaacaaaaaaaagacCTTAAAAAATCCCTCAAattcaaagaagaagaaaaagaaaagaaaataaaaaaaaaaaggattaatTCTAAATTAGTCTCTAATTCAAACACGAGTGCGAATTGAAGAAGGAGGAGGAGGAATATAAGAAACGAAAGGAAGATTCCGGAGGATGAGAAATCGAACCCGTCCAGGAAACGGCGCCGAATGGAACAAATGTTCTAGAACCCTCGACAGCAACGCCGTGTACTCCTCCATCAGCTCCGCCATTGACGCCACTAGTatcattctttctttttttcgatTAAAGCCCTTAGGGTTAGGTATTGGAGTGGAATGAAACGACGATTCTGTTTGGATGATGAGAAAATGAAAGAGAATAtatataagagagagagagagagagtggatgGATGATATTTAGTTGAGTGGGTATGTATTACTATGGGCTTTATTAGTTTCTGGTTTGTTCTGGGAATGGATGATGATctgaatattattatattatcatttatttataaaGTGGTCCCCACTCTCGtatctttcttttttaaattagcTTATCGGCTTCCACGTGTACATTGTACTCCAACTCatcaattattttaatattttttaacatttatctttatttttacaCAAATGGTCAAAGTTTGAGTGATTGGctgcttgttttttttttttttttatccttaTCTTTACGACTTTaccactctttttcttttttgggtgtggaattgttattttttaGGAGAAGAGATatgataaatattttggtattattATAACTTTTCGGGGGATAGACTATAGACAAAGATTAATTACGTATTGATTAAATGTAATATTTTGTCATTAAGGTAATCAATTGCTTATTAATTACCTATTAATCAACTGAAAAGTTACCAttataaatatcatttcaaaaacgTATGACTATGCTGTATactctaattaaaaaaagaaaaactatcatataaaatactTCTGACAAATTTTGGCCGTCCATTTAAAAAGCTGAAAATTTTATGGGgtcttttcaatattatacctaaaattgattttatttataaaaatacctttaagaaaattatttgcacaaatacCGATTGCCACGTCAGCATAAATAccgaaatataaaataattaccgaaaattgaaaaaaataaaaaaatctcgcttccagaaattttagtgttttgcaaattttaaaaaaagcaaccttttggttgcttttgatgtaaataatatatcaattagttactttttattagaaaaaaattaattcaagataaattttttctcatacacATTTGGTTGCTTATTTTGATAGAcaactttaaaattaatatatataataattttcatattgTAACTAATTCTATTATGTTTTAGATACTATTTGGTaactttataagtttttttattaacatattaaattctttttattaaataaatttattattagtatactatattttaacttttaaatacaaaataataaaagactTTAAGTTAAGTTATGATGTTACTTGATATGttaaagtttattaaattttaaattttattactttttgttacaaaatataaaaaatgaacaaaaaagtttcttttaACACATACTAAAATGTAAGAGAGATATCTAAATgttagaggaaaaataaaaaaaactaagagaaataataaatttagagaaaaagaataataaaaaaaataataataaatgaagaagattttttcaaaaaaataaattaataaataaatgaagaagataataatgtcagaaaaagaagaagtaaacaaaaaggaaaaaaaaagtaaaaagataaatattggagGAGACTTATAATTTCTtgtttagattttaaattatagtgtgttattttgttgtttaagaaaccttagtctaacttttaattttagtcatttttttttgtagcagaaaaatatatgcttctaacatgtcaaaatgatcactttaaaaaatagattataatagtgtaatttttgtttcCAAATAATAAATTGCGTGGCTGAAAAaacttttgaaataaaaaaaaataaagaaagtgagaataataacaatttgtgtcgtttattcacataattttttttttttaaaaaaaaaaaaaaactaattgtaTATCAACTAGGAGAGTCaataaaatgtaaaagaaaaacatatggttaatttttaattttagtaggCGTGTAGCGGTATTGAAAACAATAAAATggtctaagaaaatttcataaatacaaTTCACGTtgatacatataattatttttttctaaaactactaattagattaaaaaacaaaaaagaatgtaaaataaaataaaaaaaaaaagaatagaatgtaaaaaaaaaaatatttgatcaACCTAGTTTActgttattttgaaaaaataagatttttattaaaaaaaaaaactaccgtctagaaaaagaaaaaaaaagctaGCATGTAGGCAGAGTTTAAGAGAGAGAaacaataaatatacattggtATACCTATAAAAAAGAAATGCCTAAATTGTGAGTATTAAAATAGGTAAGGgtaaattcttaaataatttaataataatagttattggtgcaaatatctcaaattttATTGTGCTCCtacaacataataataataaattataagtacacgttaataattttttaaaaaaataacttaaattaattttaaaaatgatttataataatttttcgtattattttatgttaaatttaataattatttattttattttcataatttattaaaaaaaatcatatttaatttttttaataaaattttatatattttttttaatattaaatatataaattttaataatataagtaggaaaaaaaatcaaagaaaagtataaattaaagttatatatttatataaaataaaaattattaaataaagtgtttatgtaaatttttaagATGCAAATAATAATATACGATAAAAACAGGGTCGATATCATGAGATTTGAACCCATGACCTTAGACATTATGTCATTcacctcaaccaactaagctataGATATTTGTTGTTTATAGTACACTTAAAtgttacttaaataaaagcctaataatttttttttaatttttttattttgggccccgaaaagtgtgggccctaggcacgggcctagcccgcctatgcctagggccggccctggaTAAAAATATACTACACTTTCTGAAAATGTAATTTTggcatatttttatttgtttcagcattattaaagtaaaattttaaatatttatttaagtataaGGAAAAAAATAGTTACgcgtataataaaatatttgaattaaattattttttatttaaaaaaaaaaataaaagttaccaATGATTCAAAATAACTACAATGTATactatcataaaaaaaataatttaaaatgctAAAACTGGAAACATTTTATGCAATATAACTGAAATCCAAACTTTTCGAAAGGATTGTGTTATACCTAAATTTTGGTTAGCAATAAGAAGTTGACACGTGTATTAGAGCTGGAATATGAACCAGCCCAAATTGTGCATTATTAAATGCATATTAAATAACTCACCTCGAAAATTACAATTAATAGAAATATTCAAGCTCGCTGCCATATATGCAATAGCGAGATATAAGTAATAACTATTGACTAGTGAGACCGCCGAGACAACAAGTCCATAATAAACAGAATACACACTGAAAGATGTTTAGAACGAATAAACAAAGAGCTTGCAGCTCATTGATCCACATACTCGTGAGTAAGAGCATGCAACTCATTGATCCATATACTCGTAAGTATGCTTAGGGAATGGAAACAACTTCAACGTTTATTCACCTTGCTTTTGACATATGGAAGTAACTACCTCGCTAATACCTTTTAAATGGCAAAAGATAACCGCAAGATGCATCAAATTTTAACACTGAACATTTTTTCCTACAAAGATGGTTAAGAAAGATAACACGCAATCAGTGAGAACTATCCAACACAGTCAACATAACTGTCTATGGATAAAGACAAAGAGCGGTTGAACGATTATTGAATATTATCCCATGTGCGTAAAGATGAAACGTGAGGAATGACGACGTTTCATGAACGGTTATGAAAGAATAGATCTCAAGGAAAAAAACTATCACCCCATATACATCTATAAATAAGGACATAACTCAGGGTAAAAGGGACGACCAATTTTAGAACTAAAGAAAAGAGATAATATTGCTAAATTGCTTTATTGTATTCTGTATTTAAAGATACTTATCCTTAATAAGATGGACTTGTAGACTTTGAAGATTTAACTCCAAAACTACGTTAAAACCTTcctgttatttattattaatttagtaattaattgttatataataaattatgtatttattacaaaaaggctaatattttaattaccaaaaatCTGCATTAACAGGTTGGTGTTTTCATTAAGAGCCTTTGTAGTAAAACTCAGAaaatatttttctcaaaaatataaCTCAAAATTTGTACCCATGGCAGACGATACTCAGCATaataaagagaatcaaccaGAGGAGACGAATCATCGTCCTAGAAAGGAGCCTCAGGCTTCGCAGAGAACTAACACTACTGAAATTCCCCGTTTTGGAAGAAATGATGGAGATTTCAATCGAACTGGTGAACAGACCCCAGAAAGGCAAAACGAAGACGCTTATGATCCAACCAAATATGTTCTAATGGTGGAACTATAAAATAGGCAACTTTGATAGCATCTGGCTAAATCAAACCGAAGGAATGTCGAGTTAGAATGCGAAGCGGCAGCAACAAGGGCTGCACAAGGAGCACTCCTCAAAATCAACTTGTAACATCTGCAAGACGACCACGGCGGAGGCCTTGAGGTTCTAGGACTACGAGATAAGGGAATAATCAAGAGAATCTTACAAACACTCAAGAAGAACAACTTGGGAATGTGAGAGATATCCCAATGGATGGACAAAACCCACGAAATACTGGAAATACAAGAAATCAAGAGACTCAACATGACAATCCAAGAACTTCCCGTGGATTTGCAAACCAAGGGAATGAAAAACCTGATATACTAGAGTCCTCTTGCATGAATGCAAATGTCAAGCAAGCACGACTTGGAAACAATGAAATTTCGTAGCATGACGCGAGAAAGGCTAGAAATCAACCTGGGACAGGTCGACCCCCAAGGCATCCGCAAAGGCCTAATCGCAATGATAAAGATAGTGCACACACTTTCATGAGTAGAGGTCGTATGGAAAATCTCTTCCGAAGGAGAAGGCCAATGCGAGAAGAGTCATATGAGACTGGTTCAAGTACAAATCCAAGTGGATCGAGGTCAAGGACCCGTGGGCACAATACATCAACCTGAGCTCATGACCGTGATAGGAAAATGTGAGATGAAGGTGGATCACGACGTTATTATAAAAGTGACCGAGAGAGTATTAGTAACTCTCAAAGTTACCAATCCGAAAGTTACTAGGACAAGATTTGTGAGTAATTATGATCAAAGACATCGTGACCCTGATCTTTGTAAGCAATTAAACCAAAGACAACCTGACTTACACAAGCATTTAAACCATAGTGCACCATATTTACGCAATCAACTGAATCAAAATGTAGGCGTATATCAACTAATGGAGCAACAATTCGTGGATCCAATACAATTACGAGTAATACAGTTAGAAGATAAGTTCAGGAAATACCATGATAGAGAATATGGGAAATTACCGTGATACGACTCAGACGAAGAGACAAAACCATTCCATCCTGATATTTTGAATTCACAATTTCCTCAAGGATTCAAAAACTCACACGTCGCACAATATGATGGTACAACAGATCCTGTGCTGCACCTGACAACTTCAACACAATAATGAGACCAATTAATGTTTCAAAAAACTTGCAATGCATATTAATCCCGACTTCACTAACTAGAGCCATAAGTAGTTGGTTTGATAAATTTACCAACCATTCTATAACTTCTTGAGAATAATTATCAAAGGATTTTAAAAAGCAATTCTTAGCTACAAGAGATCGGAGACCAGAAGTGTCTTCGCTAACCAATGTTAAGCAGCAACCAGGAGAATTC is part of the Cannabis sativa cultivar Pink pepper isolate KNU-18-1 chromosome 5, ASM2916894v1, whole genome shotgun sequence genome and encodes:
- the LOC115716776 gene encoding uncharacterized protein LOC115716776, which codes for MILVASMAELMEEYTALLSRVLEHLFHSAPFPGRVRFLILRNLPFVSYIPPPPSSIRTRV